A single window of Flavobacterium aestivum DNA harbors:
- a CDS encoding arginase — MILDKIMMERSIKLIKNRSDIGAGTRGSDMGIDAIEIAAINQNSDYFNEYEFEDVKTHNESIYDKDRNSFAKRIEHVVEQCTRVSYSVKKNLGAGFFPIVLSGDHSSALGTISGIKAAYPDQTLGVIWIDAHADLHSPYTSPSGNIHGMPLAAALGDDNLDCQINEVFTETQEHWEAMKNIGCPGAKISGEDLVYFGVRDTEKAEDKQIEKLHVKNYKVDEVRYRGLETCVSEALVNLAHCDMLYISFDVDSMDCDLISYGTGTPVPRGFDQYEIIDIINQIIKSKKVVCVEFVEVNPLLDTKGNKMAETAFEVLEAITSTLILPIE; from the coding sequence ATGATTTTAGATAAGATTATGATGGAACGCTCGATAAAATTAATAAAGAACAGATCTGATATTGGTGCCGGTACACGGGGTTCCGATATGGGAATTGATGCAATAGAAATTGCTGCTATTAATCAGAACAGTGACTACTTTAATGAATACGAATTTGAAGATGTTAAAACGCATAACGAATCTATATACGATAAAGACCGTAATTCGTTTGCCAAAAGAATAGAACATGTTGTAGAACAATGTACTAGAGTTTCGTATTCTGTAAAGAAAAACCTCGGAGCTGGTTTTTTTCCTATTGTTTTGTCAGGAGATCATTCTTCGGCTCTAGGAACTATAAGCGGAATAAAAGCGGCTTATCCTGATCAGACTTTAGGGGTTATTTGGATCGATGCCCATGCCGATTTGCATTCACCATATACATCACCTTCAGGGAATATTCACGGTATGCCATTGGCAGCAGCTTTGGGAGATGATAATTTAGATTGTCAAATCAATGAAGTGTTTACAGAAACACAAGAGCATTGGGAGGCAATGAAAAATATAGGATGTCCAGGAGCAAAAATTTCAGGCGAAGATTTAGTATATTTTGGCGTTCGTGACACTGAAAAAGCCGAGGATAAGCAAATAGAAAAATTACATGTTAAGAATTATAAAGTAGATGAAGTGCGTTATAGAGGTTTAGAAACCTGTGTTTCTGAAGCTTTAGTAAATTTAGCACATTGTGATATGTTATATATCTCTTTTGATGTAGATTCGATGGATTGTGATTTGATATCTTACGGTACAGGTACACCGGTTCCAAGAGGGTTCGATCAATATGAAATTATAGATATTATCAACCAAATTATAAAGTCTAAAAAAGTAGTTTGTGTTGAATTCGTTGAGGTAAATCCACTTTTAGACACAAAAGGAAATAAAATGGCTGAGACTGCTTTTGAAGTTTTAGAAGCTATTACTTCTACACTTATTTTGCCAATAGAATAG
- the cobA gene encoding uroporphyrinogen-III C-methyltransferase: protein MKPINKPKLTVVGAGPGDAELITLKAIKALESADVVLYDALVNEDLLQYAKQAEIIFVGKRSGCHAYSQDQINDLIVAMVKQWGHVVRLKGGDPFVFGRGSEEIDFAEQFGIETAIVPGISSALGVPTANGISLTQRKVSESFWVITGTTSEHKLSNDVVLASKSSATVVILMGMHKLDEIIALYQNNRTDDLPIAIIQNGTKSNEKKVIGTISSIAELVKENEMASPAIIIIGEVVQNTSKLTSFINEELTKESFLEDEFILQNLNSLGFRHKK from the coding sequence ATGAAACCAATTAATAAACCAAAGCTAACAGTAGTGGGAGCTGGGCCAGGTGATGCAGAATTAATCACCCTTAAAGCCATAAAAGCGCTAGAAAGTGCTGATGTTGTCTTATATGATGCATTGGTAAATGAAGATTTGTTGCAGTATGCCAAACAGGCTGAGATTATATTTGTCGGGAAACGCTCAGGATGCCATGCTTACAGTCAGGATCAAATCAATGATCTTATTGTTGCTATGGTCAAACAATGGGGTCATGTAGTTCGGTTAAAAGGTGGTGATCCATTTGTTTTTGGGAGAGGAAGTGAAGAAATTGATTTTGCAGAGCAATTTGGTATTGAAACCGCTATAGTTCCCGGTATATCATCGGCATTGGGAGTGCCTACTGCCAATGGAATCAGTCTGACTCAAAGAAAGGTTTCCGAAAGTTTTTGGGTAATAACCGGAACAACTTCTGAGCATAAATTGTCCAACGATGTTGTTTTGGCTTCAAAATCTTCGGCAACAGTAGTTATTTTGATGGGTATGCATAAATTAGATGAGATAATTGCTTTGTACCAAAATAATAGAACCGATGATTTGCCTATAGCCATTATTCAAAACGGAACCAAAAGCAATGAGAAAAAAGTAATTGGTACGATAAGTTCTATTGCTGAGTTGGTAAAAGAAAATGAAATGGCTTCTCCGGCAATTATTATAATTGGAGAAGTGGTTCAAAATACATCGAAATTGACTTCTTTTATAAATGAAGAATTGACAAAAGAATCATTTTTAGAAGATGAATTTATTTTACAAAATTTAAATAGTTTAGGATTTCGACATAAAAAATAA
- a CDS encoding M20/M25/M40 family metallo-hydrolase: MEKKVLGLIALSLGFSYAVAGQSIDKVIELKEVTRIEKVLSADDMQGRRTFTPGIDKASAFIESEFKKIGLQTFNGAPNYRQEFFMTESKEVSSKVTIDGKEIDKAKIVAFSYQPQVSLTEKNDISVVRIKKGDNVGQKFNEYYNGKKSVLVLVDDSFNGLLANIKHIERMASEAKENTVVFVFGVSEATTFSIDLKNTIAKKALNNVVGVLPGKSKPSEYVIFSGHYDHLGVGSPEEGMPHNATDSIYNGANDDAAGTTAVIMLANYFKKLNNNERTIIFTTFVAEELGGFGAKYFSKQMNPDKVIAMFNLEMIGTESKWGKNSAYITGYEKTNMGEILQKNLEGTAFKFYPDPYPQEQLFYRSDNATLAKLGVPAHTISTSKMDSEPNYHKASDQIETLDMNNMTAVIKAIALSSSSIISGKDTPTRVDTAQLR, encoded by the coding sequence ATGGAAAAAAAAGTTTTAGGTCTTATTGCCTTAAGTTTAGGTTTTAGTTATGCGGTCGCAGGGCAATCGATCGATAAGGTCATTGAATTGAAAGAAGTGACTCGAATAGAAAAAGTACTTTCTGCAGATGATATGCAAGGCAGAAGAACATTTACTCCGGGGATAGATAAAGCTTCGGCCTTTATTGAATCAGAATTTAAGAAAATAGGATTACAAACTTTTAATGGAGCTCCTAATTACAGACAGGAGTTTTTTATGACCGAATCAAAAGAAGTCTCTTCAAAAGTTACTATTGATGGCAAAGAAATAGACAAAGCTAAAATAGTTGCATTTTCATATCAGCCACAAGTTTCCTTAACAGAGAAAAATGACATTTCGGTAGTTAGAATAAAAAAAGGAGATAATGTAGGTCAAAAATTTAATGAGTATTACAATGGCAAAAAAAGCGTATTGGTACTAGTTGACGATTCTTTTAATGGCTTATTGGCCAATATTAAGCATATTGAGAGAATGGCATCAGAAGCAAAGGAAAATACAGTTGTATTTGTATTTGGCGTATCTGAGGCAACAACTTTTTCTATAGATCTTAAAAATACAATTGCAAAAAAAGCATTGAATAATGTGGTTGGGGTTTTGCCTGGAAAAAGCAAGCCTAGTGAATATGTGATTTTTTCGGGGCATTATGATCATCTAGGGGTGGGTTCTCCAGAAGAAGGAATGCCACATAATGCAACGGATTCTATTTATAATGGTGCCAATGATGATGCGGCAGGAACTACAGCAGTGATTATGTTGGCTAATTATTTTAAAAAGCTAAACAATAATGAGCGTACAATCATTTTTACCACATTTGTAGCCGAAGAATTAGGAGGTTTTGGAGCCAAATATTTCTCTAAACAAATGAATCCTGATAAAGTGATAGCTATGTTCAATCTGGAAATGATTGGAACCGAATCTAAATGGGGTAAAAACTCGGCTTATATTACCGGATATGAAAAAACGAATATGGGTGAGATATTGCAGAAAAACTTAGAAGGAACCGCTTTTAAGTTTTATCCGGATCCATATCCACAAGAGCAATTGTTTTATAGATCAGACAATGCTACTCTAGCTAAACTTGGAGTTCCTGCACATACTATTTCGACTTCAAAAATGGACAGTGAACCGAATTACCATAAGGCAAGTGACCAAATAGAAACGCTTGATATGAATAATATGACCGCAGTAATTAAGGCTATTGCATTAAGTTCATCTAGCATTATAAGCGGAAAAGATACACCAACAAGAGTAGATACTGCTCAGTTGAGATAA
- a CDS encoding VOC family protein, producing the protein MTTVNVYLTYEGNCEEAFNFYKSIFGGEFSYLGRFKEMPPQEGTSPITAEEGEKIMHISLPISKETILMASDTGGEWCAKVTQGNNFSVSINTDSQKEADRLFNGLSAGGQITMPMEKTFWGSYFGMFTDKFGINWMVSFDEQSKP; encoded by the coding sequence ATGACAACAGTAAACGTTTATCTAACCTATGAAGGTAATTGCGAAGAAGCCTTCAACTTTTACAAATCTATTTTTGGTGGAGAATTTTCATACTTAGGACGCTTCAAGGAAATGCCTCCACAAGAAGGAACATCCCCTATTACTGCGGAAGAAGGCGAAAAAATCATGCACATTTCCTTACCAATAAGTAAAGAAACAATCCTTATGGCCAGCGACACAGGCGGGGAATGGTGTGCAAAAGTTACGCAAGGCAACAATTTTTCTGTTTCTATCAACACCGATAGTCAAAAGGAAGCCGATAGGTTATTTAACGGGCTTTCGGCTGGAGGGCAAATTACCATGCCAATGGAAAAAACCTTTTGGGGTTCATACTTCGGCATGTTTACGGACAAATTTGGCATTAACTGGATGGTTAGTTTTGACGAACAGTCGAAACCTTGA
- a CDS encoding SRPBCC domain-containing protein encodes MIKLTYTISINATPEKVWKSLWQPDNYKIWTNPFCEGSYYKTDSFTQGNKIHLLTPSGEGMYSILDRIDENHFLAFKHLGDIKNFEEMPLSNEAGNWSGAMETYTLNKTNSGTELIVNVDTLEKYIDFMNTTFPVALNELKRISEN; translated from the coding sequence ATGATAAAACTAACCTATACAATAAGCATCAATGCTACGCCTGAAAAAGTTTGGAAATCTTTATGGCAACCAGATAATTACAAAATTTGGACAAATCCCTTTTGCGAAGGCAGCTATTACAAAACTGACAGCTTTACCCAAGGCAATAAAATTCATTTGCTTACACCTAGTGGTGAAGGAATGTACAGTATTCTGGACCGTATTGATGAGAATCATTTTTTGGCTTTCAAACATTTGGGTGATATCAAAAATTTTGAGGAAATGCCCCTTAGCAACGAAGCTGGAAACTGGTCTGGAGCCATGGAAACTTACACTCTCAACAAAACCAACAGCGGAACTGAACTAATTGTAAATGTTGATACTTTGGAAAAATATATTGATTTTATGAACACTACTTTTCCCGTGGCTTTAAACGAATTGAAACGAATTTCAGAAAACTAA
- a CDS encoding SRPBCC family protein, translating into MSLSIQIDKDLTNKQIKIVSKFKAAKEEIWNAFTNPEITDKWWAPKPYQAFTEKVNFENGGQWLYYMLSPEGEKQWCLADFSNIKPMESYEVADAFCDENGKINTDFPRMNWKNTFHEENGTTKVTNVITFSQEEDMKLILEMGFEEGYSMGLNQLNDLLNQ; encoded by the coding sequence ATGAGTCTCTCAATCCAAATAGATAAAGATCTTACTAATAAACAAATCAAAATCGTTAGCAAATTCAAAGCAGCCAAAGAAGAAATTTGGAATGCCTTTACCAATCCTGAAATTACGGATAAATGGTGGGCCCCCAAGCCCTATCAAGCCTTCACGGAAAAAGTTAATTTTGAAAATGGTGGACAATGGTTGTATTATATGCTATCCCCAGAGGGTGAAAAGCAATGGTGTCTTGCCGACTTCAGCAATATTAAGCCAATGGAATCCTACGAAGTAGCTGACGCATTTTGTGATGAGAACGGAAAGATAAATACTGACTTTCCGAGAATGAATTGGAAAAATACTTTTCACGAAGAAAACGGAACTACCAAAGTAACCAATGTGATTACATTCTCCCAAGAAGAAGATATGAAGCTAATTCTTGAAATGGGTTTTGAAGAAGGGTATTCCATGGGACTGAATCAATTGAATGATTTACTAAATCAATAA
- a CDS encoding MarR family winged helix-turn-helix transcriptional regulator: MSKSTDNTFSVEKPEESSGFLLWQVTNLWQREIKKALEQYGLTHSQFVLLASMHWLTLHEQEVTQVILSNHTKIDPMTTSTVLRTLQQKGFIQRQEHSTDTRAKTVALTEEGKKIIKKAVVTVEKFDSEFFSVLGNKTSELNQNLISLLGQK, encoded by the coding sequence ATGAGCAAATCAACCGATAACACATTTAGTGTCGAAAAACCAGAAGAAAGCTCCGGTTTTTTACTATGGCAAGTAACCAATCTTTGGCAAAGAGAAATAAAAAAAGCACTAGAACAGTACGGACTGACACACTCTCAATTTGTATTATTAGCCAGTATGCATTGGCTAACTCTTCATGAACAAGAAGTAACACAAGTAATTCTGTCAAACCATACCAAAATAGATCCAATGACGACCTCAACTGTTTTGAGAACCTTACAGCAAAAAGGCTTTATCCAACGACAGGAACATTCTACAGACACAAGAGCCAAAACTGTTGCACTTACAGAAGAAGGAAAAAAAATAATTAAAAAAGCTGTAGTTACTGTTGAGAAATTCGACTCTGAATTTTTCTCGGTACTTGGCAATAAAACATCCGAGTTAAACCAAAATTTAATATCATTACTCGGACAGAAATAA
- a CDS encoding EVE domain-containing protein, with amino-acid sequence MNNIRYWIAAVSKEHTMRGVAGSFMQVCHGKQAPLKRMKKGDYLLVYSSKITMERNEKCQAFTAIGKVMDDDVYQFQMTENFKPFRRNIDFLQCQESPIIPLINDLEFIVNKKSWGYPFRFGFLEIKEKDFNLIASKMFQNEALFANSIKLINANEQINR; translated from the coding sequence ATGAATAACATAAGATATTGGATAGCAGCTGTTTCAAAAGAGCATACGATGAGAGGTGTTGCCGGTAGTTTCATGCAAGTTTGCCATGGCAAACAAGCCCCCTTAAAAAGGATGAAAAAAGGGGATTATCTACTGGTTTACTCCTCAAAAATTACAATGGAAAGAAATGAAAAGTGTCAAGCCTTTACGGCTATTGGAAAAGTAATGGATGATGACGTTTATCAATTTCAAATGACTGAAAATTTTAAACCATTCAGACGAAATATTGATTTTTTACAGTGTCAGGAAAGCCCCATTATTCCATTAATCAATGATCTTGAGTTCATTGTAAATAAAAAATCATGGGGTTATCCATTTCGTTTTGGTTTCTTGGAAATTAAAGAAAAAGATTTTAATTTGATCGCTTCAAAAATGTTTCAAAATGAAGCATTGTTCGCTAATTCCATTAAACTCATAAACGCAAATGAGCAAATCAACCGATAA
- a CDS encoding SRPBCC family protein → MWTKSHSIVTNKVTKQQMWNLFADVNNWHTWDTGIEFAKLEGKFEKGNHFMFQPKGGPKLKIGIVEAVENKKFTDFTKFPLAKMYGEHTFEDTSNGLKITTTMKVEGLLSFLWVKIVAQKIADALPADMQEQIKAASKL, encoded by the coding sequence ATGTGGACAAAATCGCATTCTATCGTAACAAATAAAGTAACTAAACAGCAAATGTGGAATCTCTTTGCTGATGTAAATAATTGGCATACTTGGGATACTGGAATTGAATTTGCAAAACTGGAAGGCAAGTTTGAAAAAGGAAATCATTTCATGTTTCAGCCTAAAGGTGGTCCTAAATTAAAAATTGGAATAGTTGAAGCCGTAGAAAATAAAAAATTCACCGACTTTACTAAATTCCCATTAGCAAAAATGTATGGCGAACATACATTTGAAGACACATCCAATGGACTAAAGATCACTACAACCATGAAAGTTGAAGGACTTTTAAGCTTTCTATGGGTGAAAATCGTTGCTCAGAAAATTGCTGACGCTTTACCAGCCGATATGCAAGAACAAATAAAAGCGGCCTCAAAGCTATGA
- a CDS encoding SRPBCC domain-containing protein, with product MTTTDFNTTLLVDQTPAAAFNAINNVRGWWSEEIEGNTENVNDIFNYHFEDIHRCQIKLIEVIPNQKVVWYVMDNYFKFTKDDTEWKDTKIIFEISEKDNQTQIHVTHLGLVPEYECFDICQNAWTNYIQNSLRSLITTGKGQPNSTGKPRTEDEKKLRS from the coding sequence ATGACTACAACAGATTTTAACACAACCCTACTAGTAGATCAAACTCCAGCTGCAGCATTTAATGCTATAAATAATGTTCGCGGATGGTGGTCAGAAGAAATTGAAGGCAACACAGAAAATGTAAATGATATTTTTAATTACCATTTTGAAGACATTCATCGTTGTCAAATAAAATTAATAGAAGTTATCCCCAACCAAAAAGTGGTTTGGTATGTAATGGATAACTATTTTAAGTTTACCAAAGACGATACCGAGTGGAAAGACACCAAAATTATTTTTGAAATTTCCGAAAAGGATAACCAAACTCAAATTCATGTTACCCATCTGGGATTAGTTCCTGAATATGAGTGTTTTGATATCTGCCAAAATGCATGGACCAATTATATACAAAATAGCTTGCGAAGCTTGATCACCACAGGCAAAGGTCAACCCAATAGTACCGGAAAACCAAGAACTGAAGACGAAAAAAAACTTAGATCATAG
- a CDS encoding GlxA family transcriptional regulator yields the protein MKHITIIVPDGENNLSSIVGAYKILTRANAHWKEKSKKELYNIQLAGISKEVEFYEGLFTVKPHTNISDITKTDLIIIPSLNHNYHDAVKKNKLLIDWIAKQYFDGAEIATICTGAFMLASTGLLDGKSCSTHWAAAENFRMMFPKVDLQTDKLITDENGIYTNGGAYSFLNLMIYLVEKYYDRSTAIYCSKVFQIEMDRNSQSAFAIFTGQKRHGDEMVQQVQAYIENNFHEKISVEDLSSKFSVSRRNFDRRFIKATGNTPTEYSQRVKIESAKKAFETSRKTINEVMYEVGYSDVKAFREVFRKITGLSPVAYKEKYNVEAEF from the coding sequence ATGAAACATATTACTATCATAGTTCCAGACGGAGAGAATAATCTAAGTAGCATTGTTGGCGCTTATAAAATATTGACAAGAGCGAATGCGCATTGGAAAGAAAAGAGCAAAAAAGAGTTGTATAACATTCAGTTAGCTGGAATTTCTAAAGAAGTAGAATTCTACGAAGGTTTGTTTACTGTAAAACCACACACCAACATTTCTGATATAACAAAAACGGACCTTATTATCATTCCATCATTGAATCATAATTATCACGATGCTGTGAAAAAAAACAAGTTGTTGATTGATTGGATTGCTAAACAATATTTTGATGGAGCTGAAATAGCTACTATTTGTACTGGTGCTTTTATGCTCGCGTCAACAGGTTTGTTAGACGGCAAAAGTTGTTCTACACATTGGGCTGCTGCCGAAAATTTCAGAATGATGTTTCCCAAGGTCGATCTGCAAACGGATAAACTGATTACTGATGAAAATGGAATTTATACCAATGGAGGTGCTTATTCTTTTCTGAACCTTATGATCTATCTTGTAGAGAAATATTATGATAGGTCAACAGCCATTTATTGTTCTAAAGTATTTCAGATAGAAATGGACAGGAATAGTCAATCTGCATTTGCCATATTTACTGGACAGAAACGACACGGAGACGAAATGGTTCAGCAAGTGCAGGCCTACATTGAAAATAATTTTCACGAAAAAATTTCTGTAGAGGATTTGTCTTCTAAATTCTCCGTAAGCAGACGAAATTTTGACAGAAGGTTTATCAAAGCTACCGGAAATACCCCAACCGAATATTCTCAGAGAGTAAAAATTGAATCGGCTAAAAAAGCATTTGAAACCAGTCGTAAAACAATTAATGAAGTAATGTACGAAGTTGGATATTCTGATGTAAAGGCATTTCGGGAAGTGTTCAGAAAAATTACAGGCTTATCACCAGTAGCCTATAAAGAGAAATACAATGTAGAGGCTGAGTTTTAA
- a CDS encoding CPBP family intramembrane glutamic endopeptidase translates to MEPITTKQRILNSPLTRIILGILVCFITFIIAQQLTGKTLELTSLNKNYRNLIKGIISSATVICTYIYFFKKYEKREVKEFSSKGIAKYIIVGTLIGAILQSLTILVIFFKGGFEIVSSNPISNIIIPLTIAFTIAIFEEILIRGIIFRIVEEKLGSYISLLITAIIFGALHLANPNSTLLSGLCVGIEAGLLMGSAYICARNLWFPIAIHFAWNFMQSGIFGAVTSGNEKTNSLLTTKITGNQLITGGEFGPEATIQAIIFCVFASIILMKLSKNKLVNPYWKRETASNNNEVTQPLQEVQKV, encoded by the coding sequence ATGGAACCAATCACTACTAAACAGAGAATCTTAAATTCTCCATTAACTAGAATCATACTGGGGATTTTAGTATGTTTTATTACTTTTATAATTGCCCAACAACTTACAGGAAAGACACTTGAACTTACTTCATTAAATAAAAATTACAGAAATCTAATAAAAGGTATAATTTCATCTGCAACAGTAATTTGTACTTATATCTATTTTTTTAAAAAATACGAAAAAAGAGAGGTAAAGGAATTTTCAAGTAAAGGAATAGCTAAATACATTATAGTAGGAACACTAATCGGTGCAATATTACAGTCTCTTACCATATTGGTAATTTTCTTTAAGGGTGGTTTCGAAATCGTTTCCAGCAATCCAATTTCTAATATAATCATCCCTCTAACAATTGCTTTTACAATTGCCATTTTTGAAGAAATTTTAATTCGAGGCATTATTTTTAGAATAGTTGAAGAAAAATTAGGCAGTTATATCTCTTTATTAATCACGGCAATTATTTTTGGAGCATTGCATTTAGCAAATCCTAACAGTACATTACTATCTGGATTGTGTGTTGGCATTGAGGCCGGATTACTAATGGGTTCTGCTTACATTTGCGCTAGAAATTTATGGTTCCCAATTGCCATACACTTTGCCTGGAATTTTATGCAATCAGGAATTTTTGGAGCAGTTACTTCTGGTAATGAAAAAACAAATAGTTTATTGACAACAAAAATAACAGGAAACCAATTGATTACTGGTGGAGAATTTGGACCAGAAGCAACCATACAGGCTATTATCTTTTGTGTATTTGCTTCAATTATTTTAATGAAATTAAGTAAAAATAAATTAGTAAATCCATACTGGAAAAGAGAAACAGCTAGCAACAACAATGAAGTTACTCAACCACTTCAAGAAGTACAAAAAGTATAA
- a CDS encoding AraC family transcriptional regulator: MYHLEKEIYLGNSKNTYTNSQGISIIETEYQHKVYEGWHSHENAHITLFLKGGTIEKRKKENFAVSPGTVLFYHSDELHLNQNTLFPSKNINLEIDENHFKEFQITEELLRNGTANSVQTKLMILKIYNECLIGDTFSKDSVNMLLSNFASNQNYLDQFSKCPTWVNSLYELLNDCWNENPSLNDLSKILNINPISISKHFPKYFGCTLGEYIRRLKIDRSLTLIQQDSVSLTDVSFECGFADQSHFIRTFKQQTGFLPKKFQHL, translated from the coding sequence ATGTATCATTTAGAAAAAGAAATTTATTTAGGAAATTCTAAAAACACATATACTAATTCTCAAGGTATTTCTATTATAGAAACCGAATACCAACATAAAGTCTATGAAGGCTGGCACTCTCATGAAAATGCACATATAACCTTATTCCTAAAGGGCGGAACAATAGAAAAAAGAAAAAAAGAAAATTTTGCAGTTTCGCCAGGTACAGTATTATTTTATCATAGTGATGAGCTTCACTTAAATCAAAATACGCTATTCCCGTCAAAAAATATTAATCTGGAAATAGACGAAAATCATTTCAAAGAATTTCAAATTACCGAAGAGTTATTACGAAACGGAACTGCCAATAGTGTGCAAACAAAATTAATGATTCTAAAAATCTATAACGAATGCTTAATTGGGGATACTTTTTCTAAAGATTCCGTAAATATGTTACTCTCAAATTTTGCTTCAAATCAAAATTACCTAGACCAATTTTCTAAATGTCCTACATGGGTGAATTCCTTATATGAATTATTAAATGATTGTTGGAATGAGAATCCAAGTTTAAATGATTTATCCAAAATTTTAAATATAAATCCGATATCCATTTCAAAGCATTTTCCAAAATATTTTGGATGCACTTTAGGTGAATACATTAGACGATTAAAAATAGATCGATCTCTTACTTTAATACAACAAGATTCTGTTTCTCTAACTGATGTAAGTTTTGAATGTGGATTTGCAGACCAGAGCCATTTCATCAGAACTTTTAAACAGCAAACAGGGTTTTTGCCAAAAAAATTCCAACACCTATAA
- a CDS encoding DinB family protein, translated as MTQNEIIILNFEEIRRRSIKLWNGITPENYFWKPDNTAMNCLEMVRHVLEGEHLFHMIVNKRGNLGDYVSPWENRPYTDLQAELDFAEPFRVEFLDTIKKFDDNDFSTIEIIRSEKGQRRKLGDYLQRIAYHEAVHTGQMLSYLRTIGIERPQIWD; from the coding sequence ATGACACAAAATGAAATCATTATACTAAACTTTGAAGAAATCAGAAGGAGAAGTATCAAACTTTGGAACGGTATTACTCCCGAAAATTATTTTTGGAAACCTGATAATACTGCTATGAATTGTCTTGAAATGGTTAGACACGTTTTAGAAGGCGAACATTTATTTCATATGATTGTAAACAAAAGAGGGAATTTAGGCGACTATGTTTCGCCTTGGGAAAATAGACCTTATACTGACTTGCAAGCCGAACTTGATTTTGCTGAACCGTTTAGAGTTGAATTTTTAGACACTATAAAAAAATTTGATGATAACGACTTCTCTACAATAGAAATCATCCGTTCCGAAAAAGGACAGCGTAGAAAACTGGGTGATTATTTGCAACGAATTGCCTATCACGAAGCAGTTCATACAGGGCAAATGCTTTCCTATCTAAGAACTATCGGAATTGAAAGACCTCAAATTTGGGACTAG
- a CDS encoding DUF4202 domain-containing protein gives MKTIPFLNASAWIDAENEADPNSEIYQEVTYPKELLYSDRMYERLMDYNPNASEAVQIAAKAQHICRWKIARESYPMDRVGYLKWREDLKKFHAKKTAEILEKAGYEETFIARVSFLIEKKLLKKDEETQLLEDVICLVFLEYYLDPFVHKHDREKMKNIIQKTWTKMSDKGHQEALKINFSDENLQLIKESIGL, from the coding sequence ATGAAAACAATACCATTTCTAAATGCCAGTGCCTGGATTGATGCCGAAAACGAAGCCGATCCAAACAGCGAAATATACCAAGAAGTAACCTATCCTAAAGAACTATTATATTCTGACAGAATGTATGAAAGACTTATGGATTACAACCCAAATGCTTCTGAAGCCGTTCAGATAGCTGCCAAAGCGCAACACATTTGCCGATGGAAAATTGCAAGAGAATCCTACCCAATGGATCGTGTAGGCTATCTAAAATGGAGAGAAGATTTAAAAAAGTTTCATGCCAAAAAAACTGCCGAAATATTAGAGAAAGCTGGATACGAGGAAACATTTATTGCTAGGGTTTCATTTTTGATTGAAAAAAAATTACTCAAAAAAGACGAAGAAACCCAACTCTTGGAAGATGTTATCTGTTTGGTTTTCCTAGAATATTATCTAGATCCTTTTGTTCATAAACATGATCGTGAAAAAATGAAAAACATCATCCAGAAAACGTGGACTAAAATGTCTGACAAAGGGCATCAAGAAGCATTAAAAATCAATTTCAGCGATGAGAATCTTCAATTGATAAAAGAATCTATTGGGTTGTAA